One Buteo buteo chromosome 32, bButBut1.hap1.1, whole genome shotgun sequence DNA segment encodes these proteins:
- the RPP21 gene encoding ribonuclease P protein subunit p21, translating into MRNVGPAQPVGARPIGNAMAAPVRDREALQRLNFLFQAAHWVLPHSPALARFYCSTQRGAARRLVLRMAPSVKRDVCRRCCSLLLPGAGGYLRLRGRGQPRRVLRCQCCGRCRRYLCQQELRPPGQATPTGPAPEHSPA; encoded by the exons ATGAGGAACGTCGGTCCCGCCCAGCCGGTGGGGGCGCGGCCAATCGGGAACGCGATGGCGGCGCCGGTGCGGGACCGCGAGGCGCTGCAGCGGCTCAACTTCCTCTTCcag GCCGCGCACTGGGTGCTCCCGCACAGCCCAGCCCTCGCCCGCTTCTACTGCAGCACCCAGCGaggggccgcccgccgcctcgTCCTGCGCAT ggccccctCGGTGAAGCGGGATGtgtgccgccgctgctgctccctgctgctgcccggggctgggggttACCTGCGCCTGCGAG GGCGGGGGCAGCCCCGGAGGGTGCTGCGATGTCAGTGCTGCGGCCGCTGCCGGCGTTACCTCTGCCAGCAGGAGCTCCGCCCCCCCGGTCAGGCCACGCCCACTG GGCCCGCCCCAGAGCACAGCCCAGCATAA
- the GNL1 gene encoding guanine nucleotide-binding protein-like 1, producing MPRKRPFSAKRKKQQLRDRRERKRGDAPTGPDSGPGSRSGSRERGNDAVPVETGDPVPPPRRHDPGRFRLQLGGPRAEALARRRRRAQEELLELLPETALELDPDSIYGPGLDFPRRPPWSFAMSPEELRVKEEAAFSTFLRALREGQRPGGAEEGGTDGDDDGGDVAPFEHNLETWRQLWRVLEMSDIILLITDARHPALNVPPALATHVTRELGKGLILILNKVDLTSPAVATAWSHLLRRRFPAARVVPFTSAPRQNLARGLQRRQKRGGGWSRAVGPRHLLEACESIVGGEVDLSSWRARLDRAEEAAARGEEEEEEEEEQQEEAGDSGEADDGDGGMVAPRQWERYRHGVLTLGCVGLPNAGKSSVLNALVGRSAVSVSRAPGRTRYFQTHFLTPRVRLCDCPGLVFPSRAPPALQVLAGVYPISQLQEPYSAVGYLASRIPLPPLLQLRPPSAAAGWTAWDICEAWAEKRGYKTAKAARNDVYRAANSILRLAAEGRLRLCLRPPGYAAQKDLWEQHPETAALAALQEQGDPGVRGSAPPGEGSTSEEEEEGESGEEVEPGEATPPASTAPNPFALLGEDEC from the exons ATGCCCCGCAAGCGGCCGTTCAGCGCGAAGcggaagaagcagcagctccgCGACCGGCGCGAACGGAAGCGGGGCG ATGCCCCGACAGGGCCGGACTCGGGTCCGGGCAGCCGTAGTGGGAGCCGGGAGCGGGGAAATGACGCGGTCCCAGTTGAAACGGGAGATCCGGTTCCCCCTCCCCGCCGTCATGATCCCGGCAG GTTCcggctgcagctgggggggcCGCGGGCCGAGGCCTTGGCGCGACGCCGGCGACGGgcccaggaggagctgctggagctgctgcccgAGACCGCCCTTGAGCTGGATCCCGACAGTATTTACGGCCCCG GGCTGGATTTCCCACGTCGGCCGCCCTGGAGTTTTGCCATGAGCCCGGAGGAGCTGCGGGTGAAGGAGGAAGCGGCTTTCAGCACCTTCCTCCGAGCTCTCCGGGAGGGCCAGCGCCCCGGGGGCGCCGAGGAGGGGGGCACCGACGGCGACGATGATGGTGGGGACGTGGCTCCCTTTGAGCACAATCTGGAG ACATGGCGGCAGCTCTGGCGGGTGCTGGAAATGTCTGACATCATCCTCCTCATCACCGATGCCAGGCACCCG GCACTGAACGTGCCGCCGGCGTTGGCCACCCATGTGACGCGTGAGTTGGGGAAGGGCCTGATCCTCATCCTCAACAAAGTGGACCTGACCTCCCCTGCTGTGGCCACTGCCTGGAGCCACCTCTTACGCCGTCGTTTCCCCGCTGCCCGCGTTGTCCCCTTCACCTCCGCTCCGCGACAGAACCTGGCACGTG GGCTACAACGGCGGCAGAAACGGGGGGGTGGTTGGAGCCGGGCTGTGGGACCCCGGCACCTTCTGGAGGCCTGCGAGAGCATCGTAGGgggagaag TGGACCTGAGCAGCTGGCGAGCGCGGCTGGACcgggcggaggaggcggcggcgcggggggaggaagaagaggaggaagaggaagagcagcaggaagaggCGGGGGACAGCGGAGAGGCGGATGATGGTGACGGTGGCATGGTGGCCCCCCGGCAATGGGAGCGTTACCGCCATGGCGTCCTCACCCTGGGCTGTGTCG GCCTGCCGAACGCTGGCAAGTCGTCGGTGCTGAACGCGCTGGTGGGGCGAAGCGCCGTCAGTGTCTCCCGCGCCCCCGGCCGTACCCGCTACTTCCAGACCCATTTCCTCACCCCCCGCGTCCGCCTCTGCGACTGTCCTGGCCTTGTTTTCCCCTCCCGCGCCCCGCCGGCTCTCCAG GTGCTGGCAGGCGTCTACCCCATCTCGCAGCTGCAGGAGCCTTACTCGGCCGTGGGCTACCTGGCCTCCCGCATCCCGCTGCCGCCTCTCCTCCAGCTGCGGCCCCCCAGCGCTGCCGCCGGCTGGACTGCTTGGGACATCTGTGAAG CGTGGGCAGAGAAACGAGGGTACAAGACAGCGAAAGCGGCTCGCAACGACGTCTACCGggcggccaacagcatcctACGCTTGGCGGCCGAAGGGCGACTCCGCCTCTGCCTGCGCCCCCCCGGCTATGCTGCCCAGAAGG atTTATGGGAGCAGCACCCCGAGACGGCAGCGCTGGCGGCACTGCAGGAGCAAGGGGACCCGGGTGTCCGGGGCTCTGCCCCCCCTGGGGAGGGGTCGACctcggaggaggaggaggagggtgagagTGGTGAGGAGGTGGAGCCTGGGGAGGCCACGCCCCCTGCCAGCACCGCCCCCAACCCTTTtgctctgctgggagaggaTGAGTGTTAG
- the ABCF1 gene encoding ATP-binding cassette sub-family F member 1 isoform X1 yields MPKGARPAAAKQEEWRGEGEGQDQPVKKGKKDRRGKKSFFEELAEEEKPAPAETPTPPEKEVPAQQASRRKRDRRKERRRPGAEPEAEEVELSRRLQELAAAGSEEEEEEAPAPRKGGRRRKGGNVFAALSQEQSEEEEEEERKGETSRPSKGKSNKEEEEGDKKKKSRKNEKTKGKRQGKAPSEDEAEGSDEDARPKSGKPQNKFAALRDDDEEEEEDEAEEPMKGDEPHEEEEEEEAGRKAEPDARVSKKEKKKMKKQMEYERQVATIKAAAAAGENDFSVSQAELSSRQAMLENASDIKLEKFSISAHGKELYVNADLYIVAGRRYGLVGPNGKGKTTLLKHIANRALSIPPNIDVLLCEQEVVADDTPAVQAVLRADTKRLRLLEEEKQLQAMLEGGDDAASERLEKVYEELRAIGAAAAEAKARRILAGLGFNPEMQNRATRKFSGGWRMRVSLARALFMEPTLLMLDEPTNHLDLNAVIWLNNYLQTWKKTLLVVSHDQGFLDDVCTDIIHLDAQRLFYYRGNYMTFKKMYQQKQKELLKQFEKQEKKLRDLKAGGKSTKQAEKQTKEALTRKQQKCRRRTAAEEAAEAPELLKRPREYTVRFTFPNPPPLSPPILGLHGVDFGYEGQELLFRNLDFGIDMESRVCIVGPNGVGKSTLLQLLTGQLTPIRGQMRRNHRLKVGFFNQQAAEQLRLEETAAEYLQRSFNLPHQDARKCLGRFGLEGHAHTLQIAKLSGGQKARVVFAELACREPDVLILDEPTNNLDIESIDALADAINEYRGAVIVVSHDARLITETGCQLWVVEEQGLSQIDGDFDDYKREVLEALGEVVINRPRE; encoded by the exons ATGCCGAAGGGAGCGCGCCCGGCGGCCGCCAAGCAGGAGGAATGGCGGGGGGAGGGCGAGGGACAGG ACCAACCAGtgaagaagggcaagaaggaccGGCGAGGCAAGAAATCG TTTTTCGAGGAGCTAGCGGAGGAGGAGAAACCGGCACCTGCTgagacccccacccccccggagAAGGAGGTGCCAGCCCAACAG GCCTCCCGGCGGAAGCGAGACCGGCGGAAAGAGCGGCGGCGTCCGGGGGCGGAGCCTGAGGCTGAGGAGGTGGAGCTTAGCCGGCGCCTGCAGGAACTGGCAGCTGCCggcagcgaggaggaggaggaggaag CACCAGCCCCAAGgaaaggggggaggaggaggaag GGCGGCAATGTCTTCGCGGCACTGAGCCAGGAAcagagtgaggaggaggaggaggaagagaggaagggtGAAACCTCGCGGCCCAGCAAAGGCAAAAGCAACAAG gaggaagaggagggtgatAAGAAGAAGAAGAGTCGCAAGAACGAGAAGACCAAGGGGAAGCGGCAG gGAAAAGCCCCCAGCGAGGATGAGGCCGAAGGCTCCGATGAGGATGCACGGCCCAAAAGCGGGAAG ccaCAGAACAAGTTCGCAGCTCTGCGTGACgatgatgaggaggaggaagaagacgAGGCTGAGGAACCCATGAAGGGCGACGAGCCT cacgaggaggaggaggaggaggaggccgggAGGAAGGCCGAGCCCGACGCCCGCGTcagcaagaaagagaagaagaagatgaagaagcag ATGGAGTACGAGCGACAGGTCGCTACCAtaaaggcggcggcggcggcgggcgagaACGACTTCTCGGTGTCGCAGGCCGAGCTCTCCTCGCGGCAGGCCATGCTGGAAAACGCTTCTGACATCAAG CTGGAGAAGTTCAGCATCTCGGCCCACGGGAAGGAGCTCTACGTCAACGCCGACCTCTACATCGTGGCCGGGCGCCGCTACGGCCTCGTCGGACCCAACGG GAAAGGGAAGACGACGTTGCTGAAGCACATCGCGAACCGGGCGCTGAGCATCCCCCCCAACATTGACGTGCTGCTTTGTGAACAAG AGGTGGTGGCAGATGACACGCCGGCGGTGCAGGCAGTTCTGCGCGCCGACACCAAACGACTCCGGctgctggaagaggagaaacaaCTACAGGCAATGCTGGAAGGGGGCGATGATGCGGCCTCTGAGCGCCTAGAGAAG GTGTACGAGGAGCTGCGGGCCATCGGGGCAGCCGCCGCAGAGGCCAAAGCGCGGCGTATCCTGGCTGGTCTTGGCTTCAATCCCGAAATGCAGAACAGAGCTACCAGGAAATTCTCCGGTGGGTGGCGGATGAGGGTGTCACTGGCCCG GGCCTTGTTTATGGAGCCGACGTTGTTGATGTTGGATGAACCCACCAACCACCTCGACCTCAACGCCGTCATCTGGCTCAACAa CTACCTGCAGACCTGGAAGAAGACGCTGCTGGTGGTGTCCCACGACCAGGGATTCCTCGATGACGTCTGCACCGACATCATCCACCTCGACGCTCAACGCCTTTTCTATTACCGGGGCAACTACA TGACGTTCAAGAAGATGTAccagcagaagcagaaggagctgctgaagcagtTTGAGAAGCAGGAGAAGAAGCTCCGTGACCTCAAGGCTGGTGGCAAGTCCACCAAGCAGGCG GAGAAGCAGACGAAGGAAGCGTTGACGCGGAAGCAGCAGAAGTGCCGGCGACGGACGGCGGCAGAGGAGGCGGCCGAAgctccagagctgctgaagcGACCCCGGGAATACACCGTCCGCTTCACCTTCCCCAACCcgccccccctcagcccccccatCCTCGGCCTCCACG GCGTTGACTTTGGCTAcgaggggcaggagctgctcttcCGCAACCTCGACTTTGGCATCGACATGGAGTCCCGGG tttgCATCGTGGGTCCCAACGGCGTGGGGAAGAGcacgctgctgcagctgctgaccGGGCAGTTGACACCG ATACGGGGGCAGATGCGCAGGAACCACCGGCTG AAAGTGGGTTTTTTCAACCAGCAAGCGGCCGAGCAGCTGCGGCTGGAGGAGACGGCGGCCGAGTACCTGCAGCGCAGCTTCAACCTCCCCCACCAGGACGCCCGCAAGTGCCTGGGCCGCTTCGGGCTGGAGGGACACGCCCACACCCTGCAGATCGCCAAGCTTTCCG GAGGGCAGAAGGCCCGGGTGGTGTTTGCCGAGCTGGCCTGCCGCGAGCCCGATGTCCTCATCCTG GATGAACCCACCAACAACCTGGACATCGAATCCATCGACGCTTTGGCTGACGCCATTAACGAATACCGGGGAG CCGTCATCGTGGTGAGCCACGATGCCCGCCTGATCACGGAGACGGGTTGTCAGCTGTGGGTGGTGGAGGAGCAGGGCCTCAGCCAGATCGACGGCGACTTCGACGACTACAAGCGGGAGGTGCTGGAGGCCCTGGGGGAGGTCGTCATCAACCGTCCCCGCGAGTGA
- the ABCF1 gene encoding ATP-binding cassette sub-family F member 1 isoform X3: MPKGARPAAAKQEEWRGEGEGQDQPVKKGKKDRRGKKSFFEELAEEEKPAPAETPTPPEKEVPAQQASRRKRDRRKERRRPGAEPEAEEVELSRRLQELAAAGSEEEEEEAPAPRKGGRRRKGGNVFAALSQEQSEEEEEEERKGETSRPSKGKSNKEEEEGDKKKKSRKNEKTKGKRQGKAPSEDEAEGSDEDARPKSGKPQNKFAALRDDDEEEEEDEAEEPMKGDEPHEEEEEEEAGRKAEPDARVSKKEKKKMKKQMEYERQVATIKAAAAAGENDFSVSQAELSSRQAMLENASDIKLEKFSISAHGKELYVNADLYIVAGRRYGLVGPNGKGKTTLLKHIANRALSIPPNIDVLLCEQEVVADDTPAVQAVLRADTKRLRLLEEEKQLQAMLEGGDDAASERLEKVYEELRAIGAAAAEAKARRILAGLGFNPEMQNRATRKFSGGWRMRVSLARALFMEPTLLMLDEPTNHLDLNAVIWLNNYLQTWKKTLLVVSHDQGFLDDVCTDIIHLDAQRLFYYRGNYMTFKKMYQQKQKELLKQFEKQEKKLRDLKAGGKSTKQAEKQTKEALTRKQQKCRRRTAAEEAAEAPELLKRPREYTVRFTFPNPPPLSPPILGLHGVDFGYEGQELLFRNLDFGIDMESRVCIVGPNGVGKSTLLQLLTGQLTPIRGQMRRNHRLWVFSTSKRPSSCGWRRRRPSTCSAASTSPTRTPASAWAASGWRDTPTPCRSPSFPEGRRPGWCLPSWPAASPMSSSWMNPPTTWTSNPSTLWLTPLTNTGEPSSW; the protein is encoded by the exons ATGCCGAAGGGAGCGCGCCCGGCGGCCGCCAAGCAGGAGGAATGGCGGGGGGAGGGCGAGGGACAGG ACCAACCAGtgaagaagggcaagaaggaccGGCGAGGCAAGAAATCG TTTTTCGAGGAGCTAGCGGAGGAGGAGAAACCGGCACCTGCTgagacccccacccccccggagAAGGAGGTGCCAGCCCAACAG GCCTCCCGGCGGAAGCGAGACCGGCGGAAAGAGCGGCGGCGTCCGGGGGCGGAGCCTGAGGCTGAGGAGGTGGAGCTTAGCCGGCGCCTGCAGGAACTGGCAGCTGCCggcagcgaggaggaggaggaggaag CACCAGCCCCAAGgaaaggggggaggaggaggaag GGCGGCAATGTCTTCGCGGCACTGAGCCAGGAAcagagtgaggaggaggaggaggaagagaggaagggtGAAACCTCGCGGCCCAGCAAAGGCAAAAGCAACAAG gaggaagaggagggtgatAAGAAGAAGAAGAGTCGCAAGAACGAGAAGACCAAGGGGAAGCGGCAG gGAAAAGCCCCCAGCGAGGATGAGGCCGAAGGCTCCGATGAGGATGCACGGCCCAAAAGCGGGAAG ccaCAGAACAAGTTCGCAGCTCTGCGTGACgatgatgaggaggaggaagaagacgAGGCTGAGGAACCCATGAAGGGCGACGAGCCT cacgaggaggaggaggaggaggaggccgggAGGAAGGCCGAGCCCGACGCCCGCGTcagcaagaaagagaagaagaagatgaagaagcag ATGGAGTACGAGCGACAGGTCGCTACCAtaaaggcggcggcggcggcgggcgagaACGACTTCTCGGTGTCGCAGGCCGAGCTCTCCTCGCGGCAGGCCATGCTGGAAAACGCTTCTGACATCAAG CTGGAGAAGTTCAGCATCTCGGCCCACGGGAAGGAGCTCTACGTCAACGCCGACCTCTACATCGTGGCCGGGCGCCGCTACGGCCTCGTCGGACCCAACGG GAAAGGGAAGACGACGTTGCTGAAGCACATCGCGAACCGGGCGCTGAGCATCCCCCCCAACATTGACGTGCTGCTTTGTGAACAAG AGGTGGTGGCAGATGACACGCCGGCGGTGCAGGCAGTTCTGCGCGCCGACACCAAACGACTCCGGctgctggaagaggagaaacaaCTACAGGCAATGCTGGAAGGGGGCGATGATGCGGCCTCTGAGCGCCTAGAGAAG GTGTACGAGGAGCTGCGGGCCATCGGGGCAGCCGCCGCAGAGGCCAAAGCGCGGCGTATCCTGGCTGGTCTTGGCTTCAATCCCGAAATGCAGAACAGAGCTACCAGGAAATTCTCCGGTGGGTGGCGGATGAGGGTGTCACTGGCCCG GGCCTTGTTTATGGAGCCGACGTTGTTGATGTTGGATGAACCCACCAACCACCTCGACCTCAACGCCGTCATCTGGCTCAACAa CTACCTGCAGACCTGGAAGAAGACGCTGCTGGTGGTGTCCCACGACCAGGGATTCCTCGATGACGTCTGCACCGACATCATCCACCTCGACGCTCAACGCCTTTTCTATTACCGGGGCAACTACA TGACGTTCAAGAAGATGTAccagcagaagcagaaggagctgctgaagcagtTTGAGAAGCAGGAGAAGAAGCTCCGTGACCTCAAGGCTGGTGGCAAGTCCACCAAGCAGGCG GAGAAGCAGACGAAGGAAGCGTTGACGCGGAAGCAGCAGAAGTGCCGGCGACGGACGGCGGCAGAGGAGGCGGCCGAAgctccagagctgctgaagcGACCCCGGGAATACACCGTCCGCTTCACCTTCCCCAACCcgccccccctcagcccccccatCCTCGGCCTCCACG GCGTTGACTTTGGCTAcgaggggcaggagctgctcttcCGCAACCTCGACTTTGGCATCGACATGGAGTCCCGGG tttgCATCGTGGGTCCCAACGGCGTGGGGAAGAGcacgctgctgcagctgctgaccGGGCAGTTGACACCG ATACGGGGGCAGATGCGCAGGAACCACCGGCTG TGGGTTTTTTCAACCAGCAAGCGGCCGAGCAGCTGCGGCTGGAGGAGACGGCGGCCGAGTACCTGCAGCGCAGCTTCAACCTCCCCCACCAGGACGCCCGCAAGTGCCTGGGCCGCTTCGGGCTGGAGGGACACGCCCACACCCTGCAGATCGCCAAGCTTTCCG GAGGGCAGAAGGCCCGGGTGGTGTTTGCCGAGCTGGCCTGCCGCGAGCCCGATGTCCTCATCCTG GATGAACCCACCAACAACCTGGACATCGAATCCATCGACGCTTTGGCTGACGCCATTAACGAATACCGGGGAG CCGTCATCGTGGTGA
- the ABCF1 gene encoding ATP-binding cassette sub-family F member 1 isoform X2 — MPKGARPAAAKQEEWRGEGEGQDQPVKKGKKDRRGKKSFFEELAEEEKPAPAETPTPPEKEVPAQQASRRKRDRRKERRRPGAEPEAEEVELSRRLQELAAAGSEEEEEAPAPRKGGRRRKGGNVFAALSQEQSEEEEEEERKGETSRPSKGKSNKEEEEGDKKKKSRKNEKTKGKRQGKAPSEDEAEGSDEDARPKSGKPQNKFAALRDDDEEEEEDEAEEPMKGDEPHEEEEEEEAGRKAEPDARVSKKEKKKMKKQMEYERQVATIKAAAAAGENDFSVSQAELSSRQAMLENASDIKLEKFSISAHGKELYVNADLYIVAGRRYGLVGPNGKGKTTLLKHIANRALSIPPNIDVLLCEQEVVADDTPAVQAVLRADTKRLRLLEEEKQLQAMLEGGDDAASERLEKVYEELRAIGAAAAEAKARRILAGLGFNPEMQNRATRKFSGGWRMRVSLARALFMEPTLLMLDEPTNHLDLNAVIWLNNYLQTWKKTLLVVSHDQGFLDDVCTDIIHLDAQRLFYYRGNYMTFKKMYQQKQKELLKQFEKQEKKLRDLKAGGKSTKQAEKQTKEALTRKQQKCRRRTAAEEAAEAPELLKRPREYTVRFTFPNPPPLSPPILGLHGVDFGYEGQELLFRNLDFGIDMESRVCIVGPNGVGKSTLLQLLTGQLTPIRGQMRRNHRLKVGFFNQQAAEQLRLEETAAEYLQRSFNLPHQDARKCLGRFGLEGHAHTLQIAKLSGGQKARVVFAELACREPDVLILDEPTNNLDIESIDALADAINEYRGAVIVVSHDARLITETGCQLWVVEEQGLSQIDGDFDDYKREVLEALGEVVINRPRE; from the exons ATGCCGAAGGGAGCGCGCCCGGCGGCCGCCAAGCAGGAGGAATGGCGGGGGGAGGGCGAGGGACAGG ACCAACCAGtgaagaagggcaagaaggaccGGCGAGGCAAGAAATCG TTTTTCGAGGAGCTAGCGGAGGAGGAGAAACCGGCACCTGCTgagacccccacccccccggagAAGGAGGTGCCAGCCCAACAG GCCTCCCGGCGGAAGCGAGACCGGCGGAAAGAGCGGCGGCGTCCGGGGGCGGAGCCTGAGGCTGAGGAGGTGGAGCTTAGCCGGCGCCTGCAGGAACTGGCAGCTGCCggcagcgaggaggaggagga AGCACCAGCCCCAAGgaaaggggggaggaggaggaag GGCGGCAATGTCTTCGCGGCACTGAGCCAGGAAcagagtgaggaggaggaggaggaagagaggaagggtGAAACCTCGCGGCCCAGCAAAGGCAAAAGCAACAAG gaggaagaggagggtgatAAGAAGAAGAAGAGTCGCAAGAACGAGAAGACCAAGGGGAAGCGGCAG gGAAAAGCCCCCAGCGAGGATGAGGCCGAAGGCTCCGATGAGGATGCACGGCCCAAAAGCGGGAAG ccaCAGAACAAGTTCGCAGCTCTGCGTGACgatgatgaggaggaggaagaagacgAGGCTGAGGAACCCATGAAGGGCGACGAGCCT cacgaggaggaggaggaggaggaggccgggAGGAAGGCCGAGCCCGACGCCCGCGTcagcaagaaagagaagaagaagatgaagaagcag ATGGAGTACGAGCGACAGGTCGCTACCAtaaaggcggcggcggcggcgggcgagaACGACTTCTCGGTGTCGCAGGCCGAGCTCTCCTCGCGGCAGGCCATGCTGGAAAACGCTTCTGACATCAAG CTGGAGAAGTTCAGCATCTCGGCCCACGGGAAGGAGCTCTACGTCAACGCCGACCTCTACATCGTGGCCGGGCGCCGCTACGGCCTCGTCGGACCCAACGG GAAAGGGAAGACGACGTTGCTGAAGCACATCGCGAACCGGGCGCTGAGCATCCCCCCCAACATTGACGTGCTGCTTTGTGAACAAG AGGTGGTGGCAGATGACACGCCGGCGGTGCAGGCAGTTCTGCGCGCCGACACCAAACGACTCCGGctgctggaagaggagaaacaaCTACAGGCAATGCTGGAAGGGGGCGATGATGCGGCCTCTGAGCGCCTAGAGAAG GTGTACGAGGAGCTGCGGGCCATCGGGGCAGCCGCCGCAGAGGCCAAAGCGCGGCGTATCCTGGCTGGTCTTGGCTTCAATCCCGAAATGCAGAACAGAGCTACCAGGAAATTCTCCGGTGGGTGGCGGATGAGGGTGTCACTGGCCCG GGCCTTGTTTATGGAGCCGACGTTGTTGATGTTGGATGAACCCACCAACCACCTCGACCTCAACGCCGTCATCTGGCTCAACAa CTACCTGCAGACCTGGAAGAAGACGCTGCTGGTGGTGTCCCACGACCAGGGATTCCTCGATGACGTCTGCACCGACATCATCCACCTCGACGCTCAACGCCTTTTCTATTACCGGGGCAACTACA TGACGTTCAAGAAGATGTAccagcagaagcagaaggagctgctgaagcagtTTGAGAAGCAGGAGAAGAAGCTCCGTGACCTCAAGGCTGGTGGCAAGTCCACCAAGCAGGCG GAGAAGCAGACGAAGGAAGCGTTGACGCGGAAGCAGCAGAAGTGCCGGCGACGGACGGCGGCAGAGGAGGCGGCCGAAgctccagagctgctgaagcGACCCCGGGAATACACCGTCCGCTTCACCTTCCCCAACCcgccccccctcagcccccccatCCTCGGCCTCCACG GCGTTGACTTTGGCTAcgaggggcaggagctgctcttcCGCAACCTCGACTTTGGCATCGACATGGAGTCCCGGG tttgCATCGTGGGTCCCAACGGCGTGGGGAAGAGcacgctgctgcagctgctgaccGGGCAGTTGACACCG ATACGGGGGCAGATGCGCAGGAACCACCGGCTG AAAGTGGGTTTTTTCAACCAGCAAGCGGCCGAGCAGCTGCGGCTGGAGGAGACGGCGGCCGAGTACCTGCAGCGCAGCTTCAACCTCCCCCACCAGGACGCCCGCAAGTGCCTGGGCCGCTTCGGGCTGGAGGGACACGCCCACACCCTGCAGATCGCCAAGCTTTCCG GAGGGCAGAAGGCCCGGGTGGTGTTTGCCGAGCTGGCCTGCCGCGAGCCCGATGTCCTCATCCTG GATGAACCCACCAACAACCTGGACATCGAATCCATCGACGCTTTGGCTGACGCCATTAACGAATACCGGGGAG CCGTCATCGTGGTGAGCCACGATGCCCGCCTGATCACGGAGACGGGTTGTCAGCTGTGGGTGGTGGAGGAGCAGGGCCTCAGCCAGATCGACGGCGACTTCGACGACTACAAGCGGGAGGTGCTGGAGGCCCTGGGGGAGGTCGTCATCAACCGTCCCCGCGAGTGA